The sequence below is a genomic window from Dyadobacter chenwenxiniae.
CCGACTTGCAAAGCCACTTCGCCGCCCTTAGGTGTAAACTTGAATGCATTGGAAAGCAGGTTGAACAAAACCCGTTCGAGTTTATTCGCATCAAAGTCCATGTCCAGTTGATCCAGTGAACTTTCAACTTTAAACTGAATCCCTTTCCGGATAGACAGGTCGCTGAACTGGTCACAAGTGTCTTTTATAAACAAAATAACATCCCGGCGTTTCAGGTCCAGCCTGACTTCTTGCTCTTGCATATTTTTGAAATCCAGCAGCTGGTCCACAAGGTTGAGCAGTCTTTTTGCATTCCTTTTGATGGCGGTTACCGGCGGATGCATTTCAGTGGATTTTGTCTTGGCTAGCAAATTGTCAACGGGAGCAAGGATAAGCGATATGGGTGTTCGGAACTCATGACTCAGATTAGTCAAAAACTTGATCTTCATCCGGTCCAACTCCTGAGCCCGCTCCACTTCCGCGCGCCGCTGCTGCTCCCTGAATTGCCTTTGAAGCTTCTGAATGCCGCGCCGCCTCATCCAATACACGATCGCAAATGGCACGAGAACGTAAAAAATGTATGCATAGATAGTCAGGTAAAAGGGTGGTTTGACAATCACAGCAACTGACTTCGTCTGCGGACTCCAGTTAATGCCGTCTCCACTGGCCTGCACTTCAAAGATATACTCGCCCGGACTCAAATTGGTATAACTCGCAAAGTTGGTAAGTCCCGTCTCATTCCATTCCGATTGCATGCCGACCAGCCTGTGCCGGTAATGCATTTGCTTTGGATTGGTATAATCCAGCGCCGCATAACCGATTGAAAAATTCTGTTTGTAATCCAGGCTGATGGTTTTCGCAACGGTAATGTCGGCATCAATAAAATTGGAATCTGCGGACGTAATGTTGCGGTTACCGATTTTTAAATCCTTTAAAATGATCGGGGGAATGCGTTTACCGCTGGGCAGGCTGCGTGTGTCGATATAATTAAACCCGGCAATGCCTCCAAAGAAGAGCGTATTGTCGCGGGCACGGACGCCGGAGCCCAGAACAAATGTCCTGTCCTGGATGCCGTTATAGGAAGTGTAATTAATGAATTTTTTGTTTTTTATATCAAAATAGCTGATTCCCTGGTTCGTACTCACCCAAATCCGCCCCTGCGCATCTTCCAGCACTTTGTTGACAATGTTACTGGCCAATCCTTCTTTTGCTCCGTAAGTGATAAATTTTTTGGAGCGCGGGTTGTATAATGCCAATCCTTCACCCGATGTGCCGGCCCAGATGTTCCCTTTGCTATCTTCCAAAAGCGAAAAAACAATGTTGCTGGCCAGGTCACTGCTTTGCCTGTCGAGCAGCATTGATTTTTGTGTTAATGGGTCAAATACGGCAATTCCTGTTCCGTGCGAGGCAATCCAAAGCCTCCCTTTACGATCTAGCAACAGATCCCTGATATATCCATTGAGCGGAATGCTCCGGCGGGTAACCGGAATGCCCGGATCATACATTCTTTTAAAGCTTCTGGTCGCTGGGTCGTATAAATGCACGCCGCCGCCATTGGTGCCTACCCACAACTTGCCAGACTTGTCTTTTTCAAGACAAAAGATCTCGTTGTTACTGAGGCTGGCCGAATCTTTTCCTCTCAAAAACTGCGTGTAACCGCCGGTTTTCGGATTAAACTGGAATAACCCATCCTGGAATGTCCCGATCCAGAGTTCATGGCTGGCAGTCAGTTCCAATGTTAAAATTGCCAGTCCCGAAGCGGCGTTTTTGTTTTTTGGGTTAATGGGGAATTTTTTGAAAAGGTTAGTCTGGCGGTTGTACAGATTCAGCCCGCCACCGTCAGTTCCCACAAACAGCTCACCCGATTCGGTTTCAGCAAAGGACGTAACAAATGGGGCGCTCAAACCATAAGGATCATTTACATCTGACCGCTTTAACCCAAAAATGGCCAGGTTTTTGTCATATTTATTGACGCCGCCTTTATAAGTGCCCAGCCAGCAAATTCCTTCATTGTCAATCAGGATACTCCGCACCGATTTATTGCTTAAACTGAACTGTGTCCGCGCATCCGGGCCATAACGCGTAATAATGCCCGTGCGCGTATCGAGCATGTTCAGGCCGGCATCCGTACATATCCAGAGGCGGTGCGCATTTTCCCACGTGACCGCAAAAACCATATTCGTGCTCAGCGAATTCTTATTGTCGGGTTCATATTCAAAATGCCTTAGGATCTGTCCCTTTGCATTCAGCTTGAACACACCACTGAATGTGCCTGCCCAAATATTGCCCTCGCTATCCTCCACAATGGATTTCACGGCACGCGCTCCGGCTTCGTCAGGAAGCGATTGGAGATAGTTAATGTACTCCTCGCTTTTATCAGCAGGGTCGATTTTGAACAGACCATTTCGTGACCCGATCCACACCCTTTTTTTGCTGTCAACCGCAATGCTGAGGATCATTCCTTTGGAAATCTGATCGGGAATGTTGGCAACTGATGTGAATGTGCGGATCTGATAACTTTCGGGGTTTACATTGATCAAGCCTGCTGTTGTTCCCACCCAAAGTTTTCCGGTCGGGTCGCTCGTGATGCTGACCACGCTGTGCGGAGATGGTATGCTTATAAAAGCGTCTTTTCGCCGGTCGTAAAGGTGCAGCCCGCCTTCAATCGTCCCCACCCAGATCCTGCCTTTGCGGTCTTGATGCAAACCAGGAAATATCGCTGGATCGAAGCGATGTGGAATCCTTTTTATCATGCCGGTACACCATTACATCCGTTCCGTCAAATCTGTTCAGCCCGTCGTCGGTCCCGAACCACATGAAGCCATAGCGATCTTTCAGGATAGCCGTCACCGTATTGGACGACAATCCGTCGGTTGAAGTCAGCGATGTGAATTTGGGCTCAGATGGCTGTGCCCATGCTGTGATCGTCGCTGCACAACAGGCGATAGTCAGGCAAGCTAAACGGAATGTGAGCAGAATCTTTAAGCGCATTGAAATAGTGGGTTAAATGAGGAGCCCAGGACGAAAGTTATCCCAAAAATGCAAGTTTGTCCCAGAATCGGGCATTTTTTTGACCCATTTGAACAATTGTATCCTTAATATGAACAAATGTGCTCACAGCAGGCTGCATCGTTACGCTACTTTTGTCGACAATAAATTAAATAATATCTGGAAAAAGTGATGCAGTCTTTTAGCTGATCAGAAGCCTAAGTTACACCCAAATCAAGTATTGTCAAATTGACACTTTCAACCAACACCAATTAAGCCACATGATTCAATCTAATTTAAACATTAAATCATACACAAAATGCATGAACGTTTATTAAGCAATAACACGCTGGCCAGGATTCTCGGACTTTCTGGTCTTCCAATCCTGCTGTTAGGAGGCGCGTCCATGGATGCAGTTGCAGGCAGCGCAGCATGGGCCGACTACGGCACCAGGCACAGGTCAGCACCAGTGGCTGACATTGAGGTTACCGGAAAAGTCACCGGCCCGGATGGTGAACCGCTTCCCGGCGCCAGTGTCCTCGTTAAATCAACTACAAGAGGCACCAGCGCGGACCAGGACGGGAATTTCCGGCTGACGGTTCAGGATGCAAATGCAGTTCTGGTTTTCTCGCTGGTCGGTTATGCAGCGAAAGAAGTGGTCGTAGGCACGCAGCAGATCATTAATGTAACCTTAGCGGTTGACAATAAAACGCTGGACGAAGTGGTTGTGGTTGGTTATGGCGTCCAGCGGAAAAGAGATGTAACGGGTTCGGTTGTTTCGGTTAGTGAAAGTACATTGAAAGAAGTGCCTTCGTCCAATTTAGTGAATCAGTTAAAAGGCCGCGCAGCGGGTGTCTCCATTATCAGTAACGGAAGCACGCCCGGTTCGCAAGGCCAGATCAGGATCAGAGGTAACCGGACTTTGACTACAAGTTCCGGTTCAAGCGATGGTCTTGACGGTCCGCTCGTGGTGGTGGACGGGATTCCGTTTGGCGGTTTAAATGACATTAACCCGGATGATATTTTAAGTTTAGAGGTTTTGAAAGATGCCTCAGCAACAGCCATTTATGGTTCCCGCGGGGCGGGCGGTGTGATTCTGGTAACAACCAAAAGAGGAAAAATCGGGAAGCCCGTTTTCAGTTACGACGGCTATCACGGACAAACGCAGGTGATGGGCAAATTCAATGTCATGAATGGCCAGGAATATGCGCAGTTCAAAGCAGATGCGGCCAAGTACAACCGCACAGCTCCGGGCACGTCGGGTTATTTGCTAACCCAAAAAGAGCAGGAAGCACTCGATAACGGCGTTTCCACGGATTGGCAGGACCTGATTTACAAGCCTGGGTTTATGACCAATCACCAGCTGGGCTTGCAAGGCGGCGTTGAAAACACGCAATATTCGCTGGGTTTAGGTTATTTCAACGAAACCGGAATCATTCCAAACCAGAATTTCCAGCGTTTCAACCTTCGCGCAACGATTGACCAGAAGATTGGTAAAAACATCAAAATCGGCCTCAATACATTAAATACGCTGACCTACACGAATACGCCGGGCGGCGGCGGTGTGCCGGGCGGCCTTGTGCGCCTGACTCCACTGGCATCACCTTACAATGCAGACGGGACGGTCAACACCTTCCCTTCGGAAGGTTCTATTGATGCAACCGGAATCAGCCCGCTCACGATCATGACCAAAAAAGAATCTGCTTTGGGGCGCACGCGTTCGCTGAGGACATTCAATAGTCTTTATGCAGAGGTGAATATTTTGCCTGGATTAAAATACCGGTTCAATGCGGGTCTCAATTTCAGCCAGTCTAATTTGAATAATTACAATGGCCCGCTGACCTATTTCAACACGGCCACAACACAAGCCGGGTCCACAGCCGAGATCAGCAACACCGAATATTGGGACGTGAACCTGCAACATTTGCTTTATTTCGATAAGACATTTGCAGACAAGCACAAACTGGGTTTCACTGCGCTTTACGAATACACGAAAAATCACTCGCTGGGAAGCCGCTTCACGGTAACGGGTGTGCCTGCTGACTATATCAAAACTTCCAATTTCTCGCTCGCATCAGGCCAGCCTGTCGCGCCTTCGGATTTTGGTAACTCGTTTTCGGAAACAGGACTGCTGTCTTACATGGGAAGGCTTAATTATAGCTTTGCCGACAAATATTTGCTGACATTAACATTGCGCCGCGATGGTTCTTCAACATTGTCCCCGGCTAATCAATATTTCAATTATCCTGCTATCGGCGTAGGCTGGAATGTGGTGGAAGAGGGTTTTATGAAATCGGCTCCATTTATTTCTAATCTTAAACTGCGCGGCGGATGGGGGATTTCAGGAAACCGCAATGTGGGCGCTTACTCGACATTGGGTGCATTATCTGCGGGTTATTACAACTTTGGATTGGGTACGGCAGGGCAACAACTGGCTTACACCGTGACAAGCTTGCCTTCCAGCGACCTAAGCTGGCAATCGACCTCGCAGGTGGACATTGGGATTGATTTTGGTTTGTTCAACAACCGCATTACTGGTTCAGTGGACTGGTATCACCAAAAAACCAAGGACATTCTTTTGTCCGTGCCGCTGCCGCCGAGCAATGGTGCCGGTTCGACTTTGAAAAATTTGGGTAGGACAGAAGGCAAGGGATTGGAAGTAGCCGCCACTTTCGAGATCGTCAGAAAACCAAAAGGATTCAATTGGAGCATCGACGCGACTTATTTCTTTAACCGGGAAAAAATTACGCAGCTGACCACGCAGGATGAAAAATCCAACCTGGGCGCGGGATGGTTTGTAGGACAGCCGCTTTCGGTGATTTTTGATTACAAAAAAATAGGAATCTGGCAAACGGCAGACGCTGAGAACGGAACATTGGCACAGCAAACTTCACCGGTTCAGTTCGCAGGACAAATCCGCGTGGAAGATTTGAATGGGGATAATAAGATCGACGCGAACGATCGCCAGATCCTGGGCAATTTCCAGCCTAAATGGGAGGGAGGGCTTACGAGCCGTTTCAGTTTCAGAAACTTCGACGCATCTGTTGTTACTTTCGCAAGAATGGGCATGAAAGTGCTTGTCCCTTACTTAACGGGTAACTCTACGGGTTCAGGAGGGTTTGCATTCTTTAACCAAAGCCGTGTAAATCAGGTGAAAACAGATTACTGGACCGACACCAACCCAACCAACGCATTCCCGGCTCCCGATGCCAGCGGCGCTGTGGCCAACTTCGGTTCCACATTGGGTTACTACGACGGCTCATTCATCAAATGCCGGAGCATTAACCTGGGCTACACTTTCGAAAGTGATTTGATCAAAAAAATCGGTGCGACTTCGGCGAGAATCTACGTCAACCTCACCAATCCTTTTATCATTTACTCACCATTGGTGAAAGACGACCTGGCTGTTGATCCGGAAGGAAACAGCTACGCAACGGGCCAGTCAACGCTGAATCCGCAAGGCGCCAGCGACCGCGGCGCACCGGAGCGTCAGATCTCGGTAAACCTGAACTCTCCGCCGGTAAGGCAATTCACCGTGGGCGTAAACCTTAAATTCTAATCCGACTATGAAATCCATAAAAAATCTGATCACAGCAGCGCTGATCGCTTCATTCAGCACGGGTTGCGAAAAAGTGCTCGAAGAACATCCGCAATCCCAGATCGTCCCATCTTATTTCAATAGCCCATCGGGCGTACTTGGCGGCATAGCCGGGGTTTACAATGATATCCGGGGCCAATGGGGAACCGAAGGTTTTACAGTTGAAATGCAGGCCGGAACAGACGAATTTATTCAGGGTGTCAATGGTGGCGGAGGTCCAGCTTACACTTACAATGGTCTCAATAGCAGTAACTTCGGTGCGGCCTGGGGCGTTGCATTTCAGGATATTAATACATTGAACGGCGTGCTGCAATACGGCGCAACCATTGATTTGCCGGAAGCCACGCGGAAGCAATATCTGGCGCAGGCCAAGTTTTTGAGGGCATTCTGGTATTTCTATCTCGTGCAGACCTGGGGCGATGTGCCGCTTCACACGGAGTTCATTACGGTGCCTTCGCAGGCCGCATCCCGCCAGCCGGCAGCAGATGTGTATGCGCTTATCATTCAGGACTTAACCGAGGCCGCAGCCGATTTACCTAATCAACCAACCGCTCCGTTCCTGGGCAAAGCGGCAACCAAGCCCGTGGCGCAGCTCCTGCTAGCCAAGGCCTACTTGACCCGCGGCTGGCTGAATAATACATCTTCCGATTTCACCCAGGCAGCAACCATTTGCGAAGACATTATTGCAAAAAAAGCAGATTATGGCCTTGACTTGTGGCAGGATTACGGCGATGCTTTCGTGCCCGCAAATGATTATGGTAAAGAAACCATGTTTGTAAGCGACCACGTCCTGG
It includes:
- a CDS encoding hybrid sensor histidine kinase/response regulator transcription factor, encoding MHQDRKGRIWVGTIEGGLHLYDRRKDAFISIPSPHSVVSITSDPTGKLWVGTTAGLINVNPESYQIRTFTSVANIPDQISKGMILSIAVDSKKRVWIGSRNGLFKIDPADKSEEYINYLQSLPDEAGARAVKSIVEDSEGNIWAGTFSGVFKLNAKGQILRHFEYEPDNKNSLSTNMVFAVTWENAHRLWICTDAGLNMLDTRTGIITRYGPDARTQFSLSNKSVRSILIDNEGICWLGTYKGGVNKYDKNLAIFGLKRSDVNDPYGLSAPFVTSFAETESGELFVGTDGGGLNLYNRQTNLFKKFPINPKNKNAASGLAILTLELTASHELWIGTFQDGLFQFNPKTGGYTQFLRGKDSASLSNNEIFCLEKDKSGKLWVGTNGGGVHLYDPATRSFKRMYDPGIPVTRRSIPLNGYIRDLLLDRKGRLWIASHGTGIAVFDPLTQKSMLLDRQSSDLASNIVFSLLEDSKGNIWAGTSGEGLALYNPRSKKFITYGAKEGLASNIVNKVLEDAQGRIWVSTNQGISYFDIKNKKFINYTSYNGIQDRTFVLGSGVRARDNTLFFGGIAGFNYIDTRSLPSGKRIPPIILKDLKIGNRNITSADSNFIDADITVAKTISLDYKQNFSIGYAALDYTNPKQMHYRHRLVGMQSEWNETGLTNFASYTNLSPGEYIFEVQASGDGINWSPQTKSVAVIVKPPFYLTIYAYIFYVLVPFAIVYWMRRRGIQKLQRQFREQQRRAEVERAQELDRMKIKFLTNLSHEFRTPISLILAPVDNLLAKTKSTEMHPPVTAIKRNAKRLLNLVDQLLDFKNMQEQEVRLDLKRRDVILFIKDTCDQFSDLSIRKGIQFKVESSLDQLDMDFDANKLERVLFNLLSNAFKFTPKGGEVALQVGLQKDSEGKHWLQINIADNGIGIAEDQHEKIFDRFFQSDTDLTVLNQGSGIGLSIVREFVQLHQGRIHVASQPGSGSTFTVALPIAEELLPAAEQSAPVPKTLGTEVENGYNRLEKANLEDPSNVLIIEDNDEFRHYLKESLMPYYHVIEASNGKEGWQKTLSHHPELIVSDVAMPEMDGIALSQKIKSDKRTKHIPIILLTASTGEQQQLEGLNSGANDYLTKPFNFDILNAKINNLILLNRLLKGVYSRHIQVSGSAPQMESSQEKLLKDMLSYIEENLHTSQLSVENLSKHVGMSRGTLYSKVLEMSGQTPIEFIRSIKLEKAALLLENSDLSISQISYMTGFTAPNYFAKSFRAKFNMLPTEYKSKKRRNLPTV
- a CDS encoding ligand-binding sensor domain-containing protein, whose product is MRLKILLTFRLACLTIACCAATITAWAQPSEPKFTSLTSTDGLSSNTVTAILKDRYGFMWFGTDDGLNRFDGTDVMVYRHDKKDSTSLRSSDISWFASRPQRQDLGGDD
- a CDS encoding SusC/RagA family TonB-linked outer membrane protein; this translates as MHERLLSNNTLARILGLSGLPILLLGGASMDAVAGSAAWADYGTRHRSAPVADIEVTGKVTGPDGEPLPGASVLVKSTTRGTSADQDGNFRLTVQDANAVLVFSLVGYAAKEVVVGTQQIINVTLAVDNKTLDEVVVVGYGVQRKRDVTGSVVSVSESTLKEVPSSNLVNQLKGRAAGVSIISNGSTPGSQGQIRIRGNRTLTTSSGSSDGLDGPLVVVDGIPFGGLNDINPDDILSLEVLKDASATAIYGSRGAGGVILVTTKRGKIGKPVFSYDGYHGQTQVMGKFNVMNGQEYAQFKADAAKYNRTAPGTSGYLLTQKEQEALDNGVSTDWQDLIYKPGFMTNHQLGLQGGVENTQYSLGLGYFNETGIIPNQNFQRFNLRATIDQKIGKNIKIGLNTLNTLTYTNTPGGGGVPGGLVRLTPLASPYNADGTVNTFPSEGSIDATGISPLTIMTKKESALGRTRSLRTFNSLYAEVNILPGLKYRFNAGLNFSQSNLNNYNGPLTYFNTATTQAGSTAEISNTEYWDVNLQHLLYFDKTFADKHKLGFTALYEYTKNHSLGSRFTVTGVPADYIKTSNFSLASGQPVAPSDFGNSFSETGLLSYMGRLNYSFADKYLLTLTLRRDGSSTLSPANQYFNYPAIGVGWNVVEEGFMKSAPFISNLKLRGGWGISGNRNVGAYSTLGALSAGYYNFGLGTAGQQLAYTVTSLPSSDLSWQSTSQVDIGIDFGLFNNRITGSVDWYHQKTKDILLSVPLPPSNGAGSTLKNLGRTEGKGLEVAATFEIVRKPKGFNWSIDATYFFNREKITQLTTQDEKSNLGAGWFVGQPLSVIFDYKKIGIWQTADAENGTLAQQTSPVQFAGQIRVEDLNGDNKIDANDRQILGNFQPKWEGGLTSRFSFRNFDASVVTFARMGMKVLVPYLTGNSTGSGGFAFFNQSRVNQVKTDYWTDTNPTNAFPAPDASGAVANFGSTLGYYDGSFIKCRSINLGYTFESDLIKKIGATSARIYVNLTNPFIIYSPLVKDDLAVDPEGNSYATGQSTLNPQGASDRGAPERQISVNLNSPPVRQFTVGVNLKF